One window of Lytechinus variegatus isolate NC3 chromosome 2, Lvar_3.0, whole genome shotgun sequence genomic DNA carries:
- the LOC121407787 gene encoding diphosphomevalonate decarboxylase-like isoform X1 yields the protein MKFCEQSTDMEIGKIVTCKAPINIAVVKYWGKRDEKLILPVNSSLSATLHIDQLCTTTTIAGSKHFLEDRLWLNGKEESLENPRVRTCLQEIRKRVRKRKISADESCPEDWKLHICSENNFPTAAGLASSAAGYACLVATLAQVYDVQGNVSDIARQGSGSACRSMYGGFVEWLDGESNDGSDSIAQQVVDETYWPEMRILILVVSDQKKHTSSTAGMQTTVETSELLQHRVTLIPGYMETMRKAIRERDYETFAQLTMKDSNQMHAVCLDTYPPISYMNDTSRSIVQMVHDYNSFHGKTKACYTFDAGPNAVLYILEENVNEVLSLIHHSFPPSGDNVEYIRGLDSSIHDISQDLQSAMKRDPNPGALKYIIHSKVGPGPQVVIDQELSLLDQNGMPKKLVS from the exons ATGAAATTTTGTGAACAAAGTACAGACATGGAAATCGGCAAAATAGTGACATGTAAAGCCCCAATTAACATTGCTGTCGTCAAGTATT ggGGCAAACGAGATGAAAAATTAATTCTTCCTGTGAACTCGTCTTTGAGTGCTACCCTTCATATTGATCAACTGTGCACCACCACGACTATAGCTGGCAGCAAACACTTCCTTGAAGATAGACTCTGGCTCAATGGCAA GGAAGAGTCTTTAGAGAACCCAAGAGTAAGAACCTGCTTACAAGAGA TTAGGAAAAGGGTTCGGAAGAGGAAGATATCGGCCGACGAATCATGCCCTGAGGATTGGAAGCTTCATATCTGTTCTGAAAACAATTTCCCTACTGCTGCTGGTTTAGCTTCATCTGCTGCTGGATATGCATGtctgg TCGCTACCTTGGCACAGGTCTATGATGTCCAAGGGAACGTGTCCGACATCGCCCGTCAGGGCTCTGGGAGCGCATGCAGGAGCATGTATGGGGGCTTTGTGGAGTGGCTGGATGGGGAATCTAATGATGGCAGTGACAGTATAGCTCAACAGGTGGTAGATGAGACCTACTGGCCGGAGATGAGAATCCTTATACTTGTA GTTAGCGATCAGAAGAAACACACGAGTAGCACTGCTGGTATGCAGACTACTGTAGAAACAAGTGAACTCCTTCAGCACAGGGTAACATTGATACCAGGATACATGGAAACTATGAGGAAAGCTATCAGGGAAAGGGATTATGAGACTTTTGCTCAACTTACTATGAAG GACAGCAACCAGATGCATGCTGTGTGTCTGGACACCTACCCACCTATATCCTACATGAATGACACATCAAGGTCGATTGTTCAGATGGTCCATGATTACAACTCATTCCACGGAAAAACCAAG GCCTGTTACACCTTTGATGCTGGTCCCAATGCAGTACTGTACATCCTTGAGGAGAATGTGAATGAGGTGCTATCTCTGATCCATCATAGTTTCCCTCCTTCTGGAGACAATGTGGAGTACATCAGAGGACTGGATAGTAGTATTCATGATATATCTCAG GATCTCCAAAGTGCCATGAAGCGAGACCCCAATCCAGGTGCTCTGAAATACATCATCCACTCCAAAGTAGGACCTGGACCACAGGTAGTGATAGACCAGGAACTGAGTCTACTGGACCAAAATGGAATGCCTAAGAAACTTGTTAGTTGA
- the LOC121407787 gene encoding diphosphomevalonate decarboxylase-like isoform X2, with amino-acid sequence MKFCEQSTDMEIGKIVTCKAPINIAVVKYWGKRDEKLILPVNSSLSATLHIDQLCTTTTIAGSKHFLEDRLWLNGKEESLENPRVRTCLQEIRKRVRKRKISADESCPEDWKLHICSENNFPTAAGLASSAAGYACLVATLAQVYDVQGNVSDIARQGSGSACRSMYGGFVEWLDGESNDGSDSIAQQVVDETYWPEMRILILVVSDQKKHTSSTAGMQTTVETSELLQHRVTLIPGYMETMRKAIRERDYETFAQLTMKDSNQMHAVCLDTYPPISYMNDTSRSIVQMVHDYNSFHGKTKACYTFDAGPNAVLYILEENVNEVLSLIHHSFPPSGDNVEYIRGLDSSIHDISQDLQSAMKRDPNPGALKYIIHSKVGPGPQVVIDQELSLLDQNGMPKKLVS; translated from the exons ATGAAATTTTGTGAACAAAGTACAGACATGGAAATCGGCAAAATAGTGACATGTAAAGCCCCAATTAACATTGCTGTCGTCAAGTATT ggGGCAAACGAGATGAAAAATTAATTCTTCCTGTGAACTCGTCTTTGAGTGCTACCCTTCATATTGATCAACTGTGCACCACCACGACTATAGCTGGCAGCAAACACTTCCTTGAAGATAGACTCTGGCTCAATGGCAA GGAAGAGTCTTTAGAGAACCCAAGAGTAAGAACCTGCTTACAAGAGA TTAGGAAAAGGGTTCGGAAGAGGAAGATATCGGCCGACGAATCATGCCCTGAGGATTGGAAGCTTCATATCTGTTCTGAAAACAATTTCCCTACTGCTGCTGGTTTAGCTTCATCTGCTGCTGGATATGCATGtctgg TCGCTACCTTGGCACAGGTCTATGATGTCCAAGGGAACGTGTCCGACATCGCCCGTCAGGGCTCTGGGAGCGCATGCAGGAGCATGTATGGGGGCTTTGTGGAGTGGCTGGATGGGGAATCTAATGATGGCAGTGACAGTATAGCTCAACAGGTGGTAGATGAGACCTACTGGCCGGAGATGAGAATCCTTATACTTGTA GTTAGCGATCAGAAGAAACACACGAGTAGCACTGCTGGTATGCAGACTACTGTAGAAACAAGTGAACTCCTTCAGCACAGGGTAACATTGATACCAGGATACATGGAAACTATGAGGAAAGCTATCAGGGAAAGGGATTATGAGACTTTTGCTCAACTTACTATGAAG GACAGCAACCAGATGCATGCTGTGTGTCTGGACACCTACCCACCTATATCCTACATGAATGACACATCAAGGTCGATTGTTCAGATGGTCCATGATTACAACTCATTCCACGGAAAAACCAAG GCCTGTTACACCTTTGATGCTGGTCCCAATGCAGTACTGTACATCCTTGAGGAGAATGTGAATGAG GTGCTATCTCTGATCCATCATAGCTTCCCTCCTTCTGGAGACAATGTGGAGTACATCAGAGGACTGGATAGTAGTATTCATGATATATCTCAG GATCTCCAAAGTGCCATGAAGCGAGACCCCAATCCAGGTGCTCTGAAATACATCATCCACTCCAAAGTAGGACCTGGACCACAGGTAGTGATAGACCAGGAACTGAGTCTACTGGACCAAAATGGAATGCCTAAGAAACTTGTTAGTTGA